From Rhodopseudomonas palustris, a single genomic window includes:
- a CDS encoding circularly permuted type 2 ATP-grasp protein, whose translation MAVAFDEMNGLGGDVRAAYQELSRWLGETPPEALTNRRQEAELLFRRIGITFAVYGDAEAQERLIPFDVIPRILSAQEWARMELGLKQRVRALNMFLRDIYHGRDILRAGLIPDDLIFQNPVFRPEMNGQAVPHDVYVHIAGIDIVRVDDEHFYVLEDNARTPSGVSYMLENREIMMRLFPDLFARHRIAPVERYPDELLTALRSVAPAHSSSEPTVALMTPGVFNSAYYEHSFLADKLGIELVEGRDLVVKNDEVFMRTTEGLKRVDVIYRRVDDDFIDPLTFRPDSVLGVPGLMSAYRAGNVTLANAVGTGIADDKAVYSYMPDIVKFYLGEEPILKNVPTWRCREPSDLAYVLDHLSELVVKEVHGSGGYGMLIGPTATKATIEAFREKLKREPDGFIAQPTLALSTCPTCTESGLAPRHVDLRPFVLTGRDRITVVPGGLTRVALQDGSLVVNSSQGGGTKDTWVLDE comes from the coding sequence ATGGCAGTTGCGTTCGATGAAATGAACGGCCTCGGCGGCGATGTTCGCGCGGCCTATCAGGAATTGTCCCGCTGGCTCGGCGAAACGCCGCCCGAAGCCCTCACCAATCGGCGCCAGGAAGCCGAGCTGCTGTTTCGCCGCATCGGCATCACCTTCGCGGTGTATGGCGACGCCGAAGCGCAGGAGCGGCTGATCCCGTTCGACGTCATCCCGCGCATTCTGTCGGCACAGGAATGGGCGCGGATGGAACTGGGGCTGAAGCAGCGGGTGCGCGCGCTCAACATGTTCCTGCGCGACATCTATCACGGCCGCGACATCCTGCGCGCCGGCCTGATTCCGGACGACCTGATCTTCCAGAATCCGGTGTTCCGCCCGGAGATGAACGGCCAGGCGGTGCCGCACGACGTCTATGTCCACATCGCCGGGATCGACATCGTCCGGGTCGACGACGAGCACTTCTACGTGCTGGAGGACAATGCGCGCACCCCGTCGGGCGTCTCCTACATGCTGGAAAACCGCGAGATCATGATGCGGCTGTTTCCGGATCTGTTCGCCCGGCATCGCATCGCGCCGGTCGAGCGGTATCCGGACGAGCTGTTGACCGCGCTGCGCTCGGTCGCGCCGGCACATTCGTCGTCGGAACCGACGGTGGCGCTGATGACGCCCGGCGTGTTCAATTCGGCCTATTACGAGCACTCGTTCCTGGCCGACAAGCTCGGCATCGAGCTGGTCGAGGGGCGCGACCTCGTCGTCAAGAACGACGAGGTGTTCATGCGCACCACCGAAGGGCTGAAGCGGGTCGACGTGATCTATCGCCGGGTCGACGACGACTTCATCGATCCGTTGACGTTCCGGCCGGATTCGGTGCTCGGCGTGCCGGGGCTGATGTCGGCCTATCGGGCCGGCAACGTCACGCTGGCCAATGCGGTCGGCACCGGTATCGCCGACGACAAGGCAGTGTACAGCTACATGCCTGACATCGTGAAGTTTTATCTGGGCGAAGAGCCGATCCTGAAGAACGTTCCAACCTGGCGGTGCCGCGAGCCGAGCGACCTGGCCTACGTGCTCGACCATCTGTCAGAGCTGGTGGTCAAGGAAGTCCACGGTTCCGGCGGCTACGGCATGCTGATCGGCCCCACCGCCACCAAGGCGACGATCGAGGCGTTCCGCGAGAAGCTGAAGCGCGAGCCGGACGGCTTCATCGCCCAACCGACGCTCGCGCTCTCCACCTGCCCCACCTGCACCGAATCCGGCCTGGCCCCCCGCCACGTCGACCTTCGCCCATTCGTGCTCACCGGCCGCGACCGTATCACCGTGGTGCCAGGCGGCCTGACCCGCGTCGCGCTCCAGGACGGCTCGCTGGTGGTGAACTCCAGCCAGGGCGGCGGCACCAAGGACACCTGGGTGCTGGATGAGTAG
- a CDS encoding transglutaminase family protein — MRLRITHTTNYRYEPPATGVIQVLRMTPGSHDGQYVADWQIDISSDTRLDMHYDAFGNVTHVLTVGTTEDLTITAEGLIETSDTGGVLRGTDERFPPQLFLRSTELTELAPPMLALARELRGDGSGDTIAFLHALMTAINKHITFDDDPTHSGTTAAESFALRRGVCQDYAHVFIACARAGGVPARFVSGHFLRADGVVHQPAGHAWAEAHVPGLGWVGFDPANGICTTDAHARVAIGLDYLGAAPVRGTRYGGGVETLTVSVKVDQAGRQFQSQ, encoded by the coding sequence ATGCGCCTGCGCATCACCCACACGACCAACTACCGCTACGAGCCGCCCGCCACCGGGGTGATCCAGGTGCTGCGGATGACGCCGGGCAGCCACGACGGCCAATACGTCGCCGACTGGCAGATCGACATCTCCTCCGACACCCGCCTCGACATGCATTACGATGCCTTCGGCAACGTCACCCATGTTCTGACAGTCGGCACCACCGAGGATCTCACCATCACCGCCGAAGGGTTGATCGAGACCTCCGACACCGGCGGCGTGCTGAGGGGCACCGACGAACGGTTTCCGCCGCAACTGTTCCTGCGCTCGACCGAGCTGACCGAGCTGGCCCCGCCGATGCTGGCGCTGGCGCGCGAACTGCGCGGCGACGGCAGCGGCGACACCATCGCGTTCCTGCATGCGCTGATGACCGCGATCAACAAGCACATCACCTTCGACGACGATCCCACGCATTCAGGCACCACGGCGGCCGAATCCTTCGCGCTGCGCCGTGGCGTGTGCCAGGATTACGCACATGTGTTCATCGCCTGCGCCCGTGCCGGCGGCGTGCCGGCGCGGTTCGTATCCGGGCATTTTCTGCGCGCCGACGGCGTGGTGCATCAGCCCGCCGGCCACGCCTGGGCCGAAGCCCATGTGCCGGGACTCGGCTGGGTCGGGTTCGATCCGGCCAACGGCATCTGCACCACCGACGCCCACGCCCGCGTCGCGATCGGGCTCGACTATCTCGGCGCCGCGCCGGTGCGCGGCACCCGCTACGGCGGCGGCGTCGAGACCCTGACGGTGTCGGTCAAAGTCGATCAGGCCGGCCGGCAGTTTCAGTCGCAATAA
- a CDS encoding alpha-E domain-containing protein, producing MLSRTAENLFWLSRYVERAEYLARTIEATLRVTALPNTYSGQGNEWDSALLTAGVSASFYAQYDEANETNVVEFLSMSASNPSSIRNCIEAARLNARSVRTALTGVMWDTINSAWIELQENWSKSAKSREQLTQFLRFVQETSLRFDGSAYRTMLRNDAYWFSRLGVHLERADNTARILDVKYHLLLPEEEHVGGPLDYYQWSSILRSVSALTAYHWVYRETLKPWLIADLLILNDSLPRSLASCYGNLVRNLDQIGVAYGRQGPAQRHARAVRNRLEHSNMEDIFQRGVHEFIQEFIADNSRLGEIVAKQYLI from the coding sequence ATGCTGTCCCGCACTGCTGAAAACCTGTTCTGGCTGTCCCGTTACGTCGAGCGCGCCGAATATCTGGCGCGGACCATCGAGGCGACGCTGCGCGTCACAGCGCTGCCCAACACCTATTCGGGCCAGGGCAACGAATGGGATTCGGCGCTGCTCACTGCCGGCGTCAGCGCCAGCTTCTATGCGCAATACGACGAGGCCAACGAGACCAACGTCGTCGAATTCCTGTCGATGTCCGCATCGAACCCCTCCTCGATTCGCAATTGCATCGAGGCGGCGCGGCTCAACGCGCGCTCGGTGCGCACCGCGCTCACCGGGGTGATGTGGGACACCATCAATTCGGCCTGGATCGAATTGCAGGAGAACTGGAGCAAGAGCGCCAAGTCCCGCGAGCAACTGACCCAGTTCCTGCGCTTCGTGCAGGAGACCTCGCTACGGTTCGACGGCTCGGCCTATCGCACCATGCTGCGCAACGATGCCTACTGGTTCTCGCGGCTCGGCGTGCATCTGGAGCGCGCCGACAACACCGCGCGGATTCTCGACGTCAAATATCACCTGCTGCTCCCCGAGGAGGAGCACGTCGGCGGCCCGCTCGACTACTATCAGTGGTCGTCGATCCTGCGCTCGGTGTCGGCGCTGACCGCCTATCACTGGGTGTATCGCGAGACCCTGAAGCCGTGGCTGATCGCGGACCTGTTGATCCTCAACGACAGCCTGCCGCGCTCGCTGGCGTCGTGCTACGGCAATCTGGTCCGCAACCTCGACCAGATCGGCGTCGCCTACGGCCGCCAGGGGCCGGCGCAGCGCCACGCCCGCGCCGTCCGCAACCGGCTGGAGCACTCCAACATGGAAGACATCTTCCAGCGCGGCGTCCACGAATTCATTCAGGAATTCATCGCCGACAACAGCAGGCTCGGCGAAATCGTCGCCAAGCAGTATCTTATCTGA